A section of the Heliangelus exortis chromosome 27, bHelExo1.hap1, whole genome shotgun sequence genome encodes:
- the RIT1 gene encoding GTP-binding protein Rit1, with product MESGARPGGGAPGQSREYKLVMLGAGGVGKSAMTMQFISHRFPEDHDPTIEDAYKIRIRIDDEPANLDILDTAGQAEFTAMRDQYMRAGEGFIICYSITDRRSFHEVREFKQLIYRVRRTDDTPVVLVGNKSDLTQLRQVSKEEGSALAREFNCPFFETSAAYRYYIDDVFHALVREIRRKEKEAVMAMEKKSKPKNSVWKRLKSPFRRKKDSVT from the exons ATGGAATCCGGAGCCCGTCCGGGCGGCGGGGCGCCGGGGCAATCCCGCGAGTACAAGCTGGTGATGCTGGGAGCCGGGGGCGTCGGCAAGAGCG CCATGACCATGCAGTTCATCAGTCACCGCTTCCCGGAGGATCATGATCCCACAATTG AGGATGCTTATAAAATACGAATACGCATTGATGACGAACCTGCCAATCTGGATATCTTGGACACAGCAGGCCAG GCAGAGTTTACAGCCATGAGAGACCAGTACATGAGGGCTGGCGAGGGGTTTATCATCTGTTATTCCATCACAGACCGGCGCAGTTTCCACGAAGTGCGTGAGTTCAAACAGCTCATCTACCGCGTGCGCCGCACTGATGACACCCCCGTGGTCCTGGTAGGAAATAAATCTGATCTGACACAGCTTCGGCAG GTTTCCAAAGAAGAAGGCTCTGCTTTAGCACGAGAATTTAACTGCCCTTTCTTTGAAACCTCAGCTGCTTACCGGTACTACATCGACGACGTCTTCCACGCTCTGGTGCGAGAAATCCGCCggaaagagaaagaagctgtgatggccatggaaaaaaaatcaaagcctaAAAACAGCGTGTGGAAAAGACTCAAGTCACCCTTTAGAAGGAAGAAGGATTCAGTCACTTGA